CATAAATGATGATCAAAACTCGAAGCAGGGCCATTTTTGCCCTTGTCTGGTTGGCGCGAGTCGCGGTCCTCGCGCTTCTGATCGCGGTGGCACTGGTACTCGACAGTACCGCAACCCAGAATCATCGGAGCGATGTTCGTCAGGAATGGCAAGCCAGGCTCAACGATAAGAGCCTGAAGCTGCAGAGTACTATTCTGCAGAACGTTCAGACCGTATGGGGGCTTGCTGCCAATGTCTCTGTTCAGCCAGCAATTTCCGAGGCCGATTTCCAGAAGCTCGCTGCAGTAATATTTGCTTTGGCACCGCAACTGCGGAACATCGGCCTGGCCCCGGACCTTACCATCCGCAATATCTATCCGCTGGAGGGCAATAGGGCAGCTCTGGGTCTTGATTTAACCAGTCAAAGTCTCTCCCCAACCCAGGTGGCGGAGCTCAAAGACTCGCGAAGGGCGCTGTTCAGCGGCCCGATCAACCTTGTCCAGGGCGGCCAGGGAATGGCGGCCCGGATTCCCATCTTCGAGAATGAATCCGGTCAGTTCTGGGGGGTCATTTCCGTGATACTCGATCTCAATCGCCTTTATAAAGCTGTGGAAATGACGCTTTCAGAACCCGGTCACCTGGCGCTTTTTCGAACGTCCGATCTGGCCCGGGAGGGTGATCCATTTTTCGGTGATGCCACAACGGACTGGCAGGACCCCGTCTCCACTGAACTCAGCATGCCTGGCATCGACTGGACACTCATCGCCCAACCCCTCCAGGGCTGGCCAGAACATCCGGAATCGCCAGTGTTCTTTCGATCACTTTTACTGCTGGTGGGTTCGCTGATATTTGCGGGCACCTTCTGGCTCACCAGCCTTCTGCTTCGGGACTATCAGATGCAGCGACGTTTCTGGGGCCTGTTCGAACTGGCTCCCTTTGGCATCGGGCTATACGAGAGCCAAAACGGAAAACTCCTGCGCGCCAACAACAGCTTTGCCAAGCTCTTTGGAAACAGGGCCAATTCCCTGGGTTTCTTCAATGATGTTTATGACCACGCGAACCGGATTGTCCCGGACAAGCCCGACATCTCTGGTCTTTTAAAACGAGATATGCGGTTCAGCGGATTGGAGGGTTATTTTCCAGACGCACACAATGAACTGAACCCGGTTCTGCTGCACGGCCTCGCCCTGGATGAGCAAAACGGCGCCCCGGTGATCTGGCTCATCGCCGAGGATATTTCAGAGCAAAAGAAGGCAGATCGGGCGAAAAGCGAGTTCATTTCCATTGTCAGCCATGAACTGCGAACGCCCTTAACGTCGATAGCCGGTTCCTTGGGCCTTATCTCGAATAACGCAGCCGGTGAACTTCCACCAAAAGCATCGCGACTGGCGGGCATCGCTTACAGGAACACCCAGCAACTGACGCTGTTGATCAACGACCTGCTTGATATCGAAAAACTGGTTGCCGGCAAAATGGCTTTCCACATGGATGAGTGCCCGGTGGCAGAGATGGTGCAGGAGTGTCTGGAACGCATCGAGAGCTATGCAGCAGACAGGCAGGTAACGCTGAAGACGGGGCATATGGATGATGTCTCTGTGAGGGCCGATCGCGGACGTCTCTGTCAGGCGCTCAACAACCTTCTGTCCAACGCTATCAAGTTTTCACCAGAGCAGTCGGAGGTGACAGTCTCTTGTGAGCAATTGGAGCAAACCCTACGCATCTCGGTGTGCGACCAGGGCCCGGGAATCCCTGATGAGTTCAGGGGCAGGATCTTCCAGAAGTTCTCTCAGGCGGATTCTTCTGATCGCCGCGCGAAAGGCGGCACGGGACTCGGGCTGGCCATAACGCGGGAATTGATGCACGCAATGGGTGGCGATGTCGCCTTTGAGTCTGAACCGGGCCAAGGAGCCTGTTTCTGGCTTAGCCTGCCCCTCGCCAGCACAGATGAAAAAGGCGCTACCTGACAGGCAGCGCCCTTATTCCTCACTGGATGGTTCTGATCAGCTATCCAGCCCTTCGAGCAGACCGGCCATATCGTCGGCATGCTCCTCTTCCTGGGCCAGGATTTCCTCGATAATCCTCCGGGAAGTGGGGTCTTGGTCACCCAGATAGCGGGCAATTTCCCGGTAGCTGTCGATTGCGATGCGCTCGGCAACCAGATCCTCAACCACCATGTCCCGGAGCGTTTCGCCCTCAACGAACTCGGCGTGCGATCGGGTCAACAGGCCTTCCGGTGAAAAGTTGGGCTTGCCACCCAGCTGCACGATGCGTTCAGCCAGCCAGTCGGCATGCTGCTGCTCCTGGTCTGCGTGCTCCAGGAATTCCTGGGCAGCAACATTGGCGTTGATGCCATCGGCACGGAAGTAGTGGCTTTTGTAACGCAGGGTGCAGACAATCTCGGTGGCCAGCGCCTCGTTCAGAATCTTCACGACATTGTCGCGGTTGGCGCCATAGCCTTCCGTCAGAGCCCCCTCTTCAATGTGTTTGCGGGCTCTTTCCCGAAGGGTTTTGACGTCCGTCAGAAACGGTTGATCGGTCATAAGGTCTCTCTCGTTTCTCTCATTTACTTCTTGAATTCGGCATGGCGGAAGCCCGCCATGCCATGTTCGCCCTGTCCATTCAGGCAGTGCGCAGCATTTCCCGCACCACGTAATGGAGAATGCCACCGTGCTTGAAGTAAACGGCCTCATTGGCCGTATCAATCCGTGATTTCAGCTCACAGGTCTCGGTGGAACCGTCCTTGTATTTCACCGTCATGGTCAGCGTCTGGCCCGGCTTGATCTCGCCAGACAGGCCTTCGATGCTGATGGCCTCTTCACCGGTGAGCTTCAGGCTCTTGCGATCGGTGCCTTCCGGGAACTGCAGCGGCATCACGCCCATGCCGATCAGGTTGGAGCGGTGGATACGCTCGTAGGATTCGGCAACCACGGCTTTCACACCCAGCAAACGGGTGCCCTTGGCCGCCCAGTCCCGGCTGGAGCCGGTTCCGTATTCCTTGCCAGCAATGACTACCAGCGGCGTGCCCTGCTCCTGGTATTTCATGGCAGCATCGTAGATGGCCATCTGTTCACCCGTGGGCACGAACTTGGTGAAGCCGCCTTCCACGCCGTCGAGCATTTCGTTCCTGATACGCACGTTGGCAAAAGTGCCGCGCATCATCACCTCATGGTTACCCCGGCGGGACCCATAGGAGTTGAAGTCTTTCGGCTCAACGCCGTGCTCCTGCAGGTATTTGCCGGCAGGGGTGTCCGCCTTGAAGGAACCGGCCGGTGAGATGTGGTCTGTAGTCACCGAGTCGCCCAGCAGTGCCAGTATGTTGGCATCCTTGATATCGTCGATCGCGTCCGGTTCTTCCTTGAGCCCTTCGAAGAACGGCGGATGCTGGATGTAGGTGGATTTATCAGACCACTCGTACACCTTGCTTTCCGGCACCTTGATGGACTTCCAGGTGGCGTCGCCGTCGAAGACTTCCGCGTATTCCTTACGGAACATATCGGTCTTCACTTTCTCCACCGCTTCAGCGATCTCCTGCTGGCTCGGCCAGAGGTCCTTCAGGTACACCGGGTTGCCATCCTTGTCGTTGCCCAACGGATCTTTTGAGAGATCCAGGCGCACGTTGCCTGCCAGCGCATAGGCAACTACCAGAGGCGGCGATGCCAGCCAGTTGGTTTTCACCAGCGGATGCACCCGGCCTTCAAAGTTACGGTTACCCGAAAGCACAGAAGCCACCGTTAGATCACCATCTGCGATGGCTTTCTCTACCTCTTCGGGCAGCGGACCCGAGTTACCGATGCAGGTAGTGCAGCCGTAACCCACCAGATTGAAGCCAAGCTTGTCGAGATCGTCCTGGAAACCACCGACCCGCAAATAATCGGTGACCACCTTAGAGCCCGGCGCCAGGGAAGTCTTGACCCAGGGCTTGGTGCTCAGTCCCTTCTCGACGGCTTTCTGGGCAATCAGGCCCGCGGCCATCATCACGCTCGGGTTGGAGGTGTTGGTGCAAGATGTAATTGCGGCAATCACCACCGCGCCAGGATCCAGCCGGGACTTCTCGCCGTTCATATTGAGCGGTTGGCTGGACGGATGCTCAAAGTAGGCGCTCTGCGCGCCAACAGCCGTACCGCCACCCTCAGATTCGAGCTTGCTCTCACGAACTTCCGCCGGCCCTTCGGCAGTTTCCATCAGCAGCTCAAAGGACGACTTCATGTTCTGGAGGGCAACCCTGTCCTGCGGCCGCTTGGGCCCTGCAAGGCTGGCCTCGACATCGCCCATATCGAGTTCCAGGCTGTCGGTGTATACCGGCTCATGGCCAGGCTCACGCCAGAGTCCCTGAGCCTTGGCGTAGGCTTCCACCAGCTCCAGCTGCTCTTCCTCGCGGCCGGTCAGGCGCATGTAGTTGATGGTCTGCTCGTCCACCGGGAAGAAACCACAGGTAGCACCGTATTCCGGCGCCATGTTGGCGATGGTGGCTCGGTCTGCCACGGGCATGTCCTTCAGGCCGTCACCGTAGAATTCCACGAATTTGCCCACCACACCTTTCTTGCGCAGCATTTCGGTGACGGTAAGCACCAGATCTGTCGCGGTAATGCCTTCCCGAAGCTTGCCGGTGATCTTGAAGCCCACCACTTCCGGAATCAGCATGGAGACCGGCTGGCCCAGCATAGCGGCTTCCGCTTCGATGCCGCCAACGCCCCAGCCAAGAATGCCCAGGCCGTTGATCATGGTGGTATGGGAGTCTGTGCCCACGAGGGTGTCCGGGTATGCGATGGTCTTGCCGTCCTGGTCCTTCTGCCAGACGGTCTTGCCCAGATACTCCAGGTTCACCTGGTGGCAGATACCGGTGCCAGGCGGCACCACACGGAAATTATCGAACGCCTGCTGACCCCAGCGCAGGAATTCGTAGCGCTCCTGGTTGCGCTCCATCTCGATGGTGACGTTGTCTTTGAACGCTGATGGATCACCAAACTTGTCTACCATCACCGAGTGGTCGATGACCAGATCCACGGGCGACAGCGGATTGATCATGGCCGGATCCTTTCCGGCGGACTTGACCGCCTCTCGCATGGCGGCCAGATCAACCACCCCGGGTACACCGGTGAAATCCTGCATCAACACACGGGCGGGACGGAACTGGATCTCGGTGTCGGAACGGCGGTCTTTCAGCCACTGGACCATGGCATCAATGTGGCTTCGATCAACAGTGGAGTCGTCCTCATTGCGCAGCAGGTTCTCCATTAACACTTTCAGCGAGAACGGCAAACGATTGAGGTCCCCGAGGGTGTCTGCAGCCTTGGGCAGGCTGTAGTAATGAAAGGTTTTACCGCCAGCATCAAGGCTGGAAAGGGTATTCAGGCTGTCTTTGCTGAGACTTTCGTTCGACATGTGGTGCCTCCTTTTTCGTCGTTATCCGCGTATTCCGGAAGGCTCTTTCGAAGCCCTTTCAGCAACGCATCGATCGGGAAAACGATCAAGAACCCGTCCATAGCCTGATGAAAGGACTCCACAGCGTGAAGTCACCTTTAACTATTGCAGCAATTAACGAGAGTTCAACCGCGAGCCAATGAATGTTCGGCATCATTACGGTGAATATCAGACCAACGTCGGAGAGCCCGGGGACTCTCCAACGTCAGCCTTTGGGAAGGTTAGATGCGATAAAGCTTGACCAGTTCATCGAGTTTTTCGGTGACTGACTCAAGCTCCGTGGCCATGGTCCTGACCCGCTCAGCCTCGGACACCACATCGTTGTTGCGGGTGGCAACGGAATGAATACTCTCGTTGATCTGGAGTGACGTGGCCGCCTGTTCTTCCGAGGCCGAGGCAATCTGGTAATTCATTCGGGACACTTCGCTGATGGCAGCTTCCACCTCGCGCATGGCCTCGCCGGTTTCCCGCATGGCCCGTGTGGATTCTGCAGAACGGGTGCGCCCCATTTGCATGGAAGCCTTGGTGGCTTCGGAGATGTCGCTCAGCTCGCCGATGGTTGCCCGAATCTGGTCCGTAAATTCCTGGGTGCGGAGGGACAGCGCCCTCACCTCATCTGCCACCACGGAAAAACCACGTCCATGCTCGCCGGCCCGCGCTGCCTCAATGGCGGCGTTCAGCGCCAGCAGGTTGGTCTGCTCGGAGATCGCATTGATGGAGCCGACGACAGAGGAAATGGACTCGATCTTCTCGCTCAGCTCATCCACCCGGTTTGCGCTGCTCTCGAGGGCCTCATCGGTGGACTCCGTGAGTTTCGACGCATTGGCCATGGCCTCGCCGCCCCTGGTGGCTGCCCCTGACGCATTACTGGCCGCGTCGGACGCCAGCTGCGCATTACTGGCCACTTCCTGGATACTGGCCGACATCTCGTTGGTCGCTGTGGCCGCCTGGTCAGTCTGGACCTGCTGCTCACTGGCAATCGTGGTGGTGGTGTCGCTCACGCTGGTCAGATCATCCGCGTTTGAACGGAGTTGGCCAGACAGCTCCCTGAGCTTGACGATCAACTCAACAAACCGCTCCAGCATGTTGTTGAAGGACGTGGCAGTTACACTCTTGTCCCCCTCATCGAGTCGGGCCGTCAGATCATGGTTGCTGTCAAATCCCCGGACAATCTCGATGATCTGTATCGACTGTTTTTGCTCCGCACCCATCCGAATCGCAAAGAACACAAGGATCGACGCCTCAAATACCACGAAGGCGGCGTGAAGGAACGCAATTGACCAGCTGCAATCGTAGTTAAAGATCATCAATGCCATGTCGCCGAGGGAGGCACCGCCGAGCTGAAGCGCGGTCAGCAAAAGGTGGTGAACGGCGATGGTACCGGCTGCAACAATCACCGGGAGCCAGTCCCTGTAGATAATCACCAGGGCAAGGGCAGCAAAAATATGGAAATGCATTTCGATTCGACCCATCTGGGCCTGGATCATGATGGCGGAGAACAACATCAGGCAGACCGCATACAGGCAGGACAAAGCCCGCGTACCCCGCATGGTCCCGTAGCCCGTAGCTGCAAGCCCTCCGACCAGCAGAGATGCCACCAGTGCAAAGGTTGTTGTGCCGTAGCCCATGGGCACGAACAGACCCACTACAGGAATATGTGCCAGAAGAAGAACCAGCATCTGAAGGTCGGTGCGTTCCCGGATTTCAGTTTCATAGGACTGACTGCGTGCCGCTGTCGTCATGTCGAGCTCTCACTTTTATTGTTAAGCAAACGGCGAAGGTCCTGTTCAACCCGTTCAAGATTCAGATCCGGTGTGGTGTACACCAGTCTCCTGCGAAAATCGGCTGTCACCACGTGCAGGGCTGCACTGTGGGTAATCGGGTTTTCCAGACCATGGCTCTTGGCAGCAAAGCCGTTATAAGCTGAAGCCAGTTTCTGGGCAGCGTTGAAGCTCTCGGGCCGGTAAGCCCTGAACGCCTCCCCCATACTTTTAACCATGTGTCGCAACGCATCCTCAGTGTCGGTTTCGGGATCCAGAGTGACGAACAGGAACTCGACTTTCTCGCCTTTCAGACGCTCACCAAGCTCCATTAGATTGACGCTTTGAACCGGGCAAACGGTTCCACACTTTCGGTAGCCGAAAAAGACGATGGCGAGCCCGTCCTCGGGAGGCCGGTAGTCACCAATGGCGGTTCCGGACTCATCGATCGCCATGCCATAAAAACCACTGTTATCAAGCAAAGACGGCATGACAGGAAGTGCCGCTACCAAAAGAAACGCCGCACTGAAAAGCAGAATGGTTGAGGTTTTTTTGCGCACAAAGATTGCTCGTCGAAAACCGGATCAGGTTCCGTTAGAAACCTTTACCCCGAATTTAGTTGCATTACTCAGACTATTAGCAGAGACAGCCTGGCGTTGCTAACCAATACGGTCGCCGAATGCGACAGATCAATTTTTGTTGTAAGAGAGAGTAACGTTTGGAGGGTAAGCCTACATTTGCCGTTCGCCATACAGCTGCGCATACAGCCCTTCTCTGGCAATGAGCTCATCGTGATGCCCTTCCTCGATGATACGGCCGTCCTCGAAAACACAGGCACGATCTGCCTGTTTAACGGCGCTCAGTCGATGGGCAATGATCAGCGTAGTGCGCTGCTTCAGGAACGCTTCCAGATCGCGATGGAGCTGGAATTCGGTTTCCGCATCCAGTGCCGAGGTGGCTTCATCCAGTATGACCACCGAAGGTTCCGAAAGGATCATCCGCGCAATGGCCAAACGCTGACGCTGGCCGCCAGAGAGGCGAACCCCCTGGCGGCCGATCACCGTATCAAGCTGATCATGCATGGCCGCAACCGTGGCATCCAATTGGGCAATGCGCAGGGCTTCCCACAGCTCGGAGTCGGGCTTCTCCCGCCCCAGGGTCAGATTCTGGCGAACGGTATCGTTGAACAGCGCCGGGTGCTGGAGCACCGTCGCCACATGCTCGCGCAGGCACGGCAGGCCGATACGCTGAACCGGCACGCCATCAATCAGCACCTCACCCTGTTGGGGCGTATACATGCCGAGGATCACCTGGATCAGGGTCGATTTGCCGCCGCCACTGGCTCCCACCAGCGCCACCTTTTCGCCCGGTGCCAACTCCAGATTAATGCCCCGCAGGACCTCTTCCTCGCCGTAGGCAAAGTGGATATTGCGCAGGGTCAGTCCTACTGTGTGACGATCGCGGAAGGGGTTCTCAAGCGCCGGATAGCGTGGCTCTTCTTTCAGATCCAGCAATCGGTTAATCCGTGCCAGGGCCGCATTGGCGGCAAACCAGGCATACTGCATGTTCAGCATCTCCTGAACTGGCGTCAGCATGAACCAGAGATAGCCGAAAATAGCGAACATCATGCCGATGCTCAGGTCGCTGAACAGCACGGTGATCATGGCCGCGGCCCGAAAGGCATCGACACCGAACTGGAACAGGGCAAAACTGGCCCGGCTGGCGGCGTCGCTGCGCCACTCAAACTGAATCGCGTGGTCACGTACGTTGCGGGCGCGATCAATCAGCTGGCGCAGGTAATGTTTTTCCCGGTTGGCCGCCCGCAACTGGTGAATGGCGTCCAGGGTCTCAGTGAGGTCACCCTGAAACTCCTCGTAAGCACTGTTCTCCCGGCGCTTCAGTTCCTTGACGCGCTTGCCGATCAGAATCGTGGCGAAGATCACTAGCGGATTGAACAGCAGAATCAGAAGAGCCAACTGCCAGTGAACCCAGAGCAGTACCAGGGCGGTGCCGAATACCGTGAGACTGGCCACGAGAAACCGGCTGATGGTGGTGCCCAGAAACTGGTCAACGGTATCCAGATCGGTAATAAAGTGGCTGCTGATCCCGCCGGAGCCACGGGTTTCGTACTCCGACATGGCCACGCGCTGCAAACGCCCGAGCAACCGGGAGCGGATACGGAACACCACATCCTTGGAGACCTTGGAAAACTCCCGGGACTGCAAGACATTGAACGACAGTGCCGCCACCCGGAGCAGAAACGCGGCCAGAACCATCAGCCCGATATAAACCACCGGTGTTTCCCAGCCGCCCGGCAGTATCGAATCCATCACCGGTAACACCGGGCCAGGCTCGTCCAGCAACACTTCATCCACCAGAACCGGAAGCAGCAGGGGCACCGGCACACTCATGACGGTGGCCATGATCGCCAGCAGATTGGCGCGCACCAGTCTGGGCTTGTGCTTGAGCGCAAGCCCGAAGATATCCCGCCAGGTATACGGCTGTCGGGCTTCACGGGTGTCGATACCGGTTACGCTGCTTTGGGGGTGTTCCAAATAACCTCCGGAAAATGAAATCTGCCCGGTTGGATACGCCCGGGAACTGACAATAGTCTACCTGTTAACTGGTTTGCTGCGATTAAAACCGACATCTGTCATCATGAGCCAACGATTTTCTGATGGACCAGGACACAAGCACCTGTGAAACACGATTGCCACTACCATCCCGGCGACCCCGCAAAATGGCACTGCGGCGAGTGCCAGATCCACTACTGCAGCCGCTGCATGCCCGACGCCGACACTCGCCAGCGCCGCGCGCTGTGCCCGCACTGCAGCAAGGCCATGCGATACCTGGGCGCTGCCACCGAAGTGGTCCCGTTCTGGCAGCGACTCGGCGCGTTCTTCCGCTATCCGTTCCATACCGATCCGCTGATCGTTATCGCCATCTGTACCCTGGTGCCGGTGGTTGCGCCTGCCAACCTGATTGGCATCCTGATCTGGCTGGTGCTGGCGCTTGCGCTCTTCAAATACACCTATGCGGTGATTAACCACACCGCTGAAGGCCACCTGAAACCGCCCGCCGTGTCCGTCGCCTTCACCGGCAGCGGGTTCGATATTGTCATCCTGCAGCTACTGGTGTTCGTGTTGATGGGCGGGCTGGTCGGCGCTGCCGCCATGCTCGGCGGCCCGATCCTGATGCTGTTGGCGCTGGCGTTTGTCATTCTGGCATTGCCGGCAAGCATCATGGTGCTGGCCATGGAGCGCTCAGTGGGCGCGGCGGTAAACCCAATGAATCTGGCGGTGCTGATCTCGCGAATCGGCACCCCCTATTTCCTGCTCTATGGCTATCTGATCCTGCTTACCCTCGCCTCTGGCGCGGCCCAGGACTTCGCCGTGAATCATTTTCCATTCTGGGTGGCCCAGCCCCTCGCCGGTTTCCTGAACAGTACCTTCACCCTGATCCTGTTCCACATGTTGGGCTACCTGTTGTTCCAGTACCAGGAAGAGCTGGGATTTGCCTCGGACATCCAGGATGAAACCGCCGGGCAGGACACCCACCAGCGCGACCGCAGTGCCCGCTTCGATGCCGATATCGACATGAACCTGAAAGACGGCAACTACGATCGGGTACAGAGCATGCTGAAGGAAGCACTGAAGCGGGATCGGGACAACGCACTGAGAATCGGCCAGTTGTACCAGCTCCTGACGGCCCGCCAGGACACCGACGAACTCTACCGGTACCACCCACGCATCCTGGGCTGGCTGGCCGACCGCAATGATGGCGAAGGCATCGCCGGTGTGCTGAACACGCTTCAGCAAGCAGAACCCGGCTTCAAACTGGAGGATCCGGATCTCTCGGTACGCTGCGCCCGGGCCCTGTACCACCGGGGCCAGTTCAAGCTGGCCTTGCGGGTACTGCAGGATTTCCACAAGCGATTCCCGGACAGCGAACAACTGGCTCCCGCCTACCTCCTGGTGGCCCAGACCCTGGCCAACGGATTATCCCAGTGGGAAAAGGCGACGGCTTTCCTGACGTTTATCCAGAAGAAGTGCGTGAACCATCCGCTGCATGAGCAGATTACGGTGTATCTGGAGCAGGCTAAGAATCAAGAGCCATTGAAGGGACCGAAAGCAACGTTTTCTGTCCAGGACTGACGCAGGGTATGGGAGGGGCTTCCCAAAAC
This genomic stretch from Marinobacter salsuginis harbors:
- a CDS encoding ATP-binding protein, encoding MMIKTRSRAIFALVWLARVAVLALLIAVALVLDSTATQNHRSDVRQEWQARLNDKSLKLQSTILQNVQTVWGLAANVSVQPAISEADFQKLAAVIFALAPQLRNIGLAPDLTIRNIYPLEGNRAALGLDLTSQSLSPTQVAELKDSRRALFSGPINLVQGGQGMAARIPIFENESGQFWGVISVILDLNRLYKAVEMTLSEPGHLALFRTSDLAREGDPFFGDATTDWQDPVSTELSMPGIDWTLIAQPLQGWPEHPESPVFFRSLLLLVGSLIFAGTFWLTSLLLRDYQMQRRFWGLFELAPFGIGLYESQNGKLLRANNSFAKLFGNRANSLGFFNDVYDHANRIVPDKPDISGLLKRDMRFSGLEGYFPDAHNELNPVLLHGLALDEQNGAPVIWLIAEDISEQKKADRAKSEFISIVSHELRTPLTSIAGSLGLISNNAAGELPPKASRLAGIAYRNTQQLTLLINDLLDIEKLVAGKMAFHMDECPVAEMVQECLERIESYAADRQVTLKTGHMDDVSVRADRGRLCQALNNLLSNAIKFSPEQSEVTVSCEQLEQTLRISVCDQGPGIPDEFRGRIFQKFSQADSSDRRAKGGTGLGLAITRELMHAMGGDVAFESEPGQGACFWLSLPLASTDEKGAT
- a CDS encoding ferritin-like domain-containing protein, with amino-acid sequence MTDQPFLTDVKTLRERARKHIEEGALTEGYGANRDNVVKILNEALATEIVCTLRYKSHYFRADGINANVAAQEFLEHADQEQQHADWLAERIVQLGGKPNFSPEGLLTRSHAEFVEGETLRDMVVEDLVAERIAIDSYREIARYLGDQDPTSRRIIEEILAQEEEHADDMAGLLEGLDS
- the acnA gene encoding aconitate hydratase AcnA; the encoded protein is MSNESLSKDSLNTLSSLDAGGKTFHYYSLPKAADTLGDLNRLPFSLKVLMENLLRNEDDSTVDRSHIDAMVQWLKDRRSDTEIQFRPARVLMQDFTGVPGVVDLAAMREAVKSAGKDPAMINPLSPVDLVIDHSVMVDKFGDPSAFKDNVTIEMERNQERYEFLRWGQQAFDNFRVVPPGTGICHQVNLEYLGKTVWQKDQDGKTIAYPDTLVGTDSHTTMINGLGILGWGVGGIEAEAAMLGQPVSMLIPEVVGFKITGKLREGITATDLVLTVTEMLRKKGVVGKFVEFYGDGLKDMPVADRATIANMAPEYGATCGFFPVDEQTINYMRLTGREEEQLELVEAYAKAQGLWREPGHEPVYTDSLELDMGDVEASLAGPKRPQDRVALQNMKSSFELLMETAEGPAEVRESKLESEGGGTAVGAQSAYFEHPSSQPLNMNGEKSRLDPGAVVIAAITSCTNTSNPSVMMAAGLIAQKAVEKGLSTKPWVKTSLAPGSKVVTDYLRVGGFQDDLDKLGFNLVGYGCTTCIGNSGPLPEEVEKAIADGDLTVASVLSGNRNFEGRVHPLVKTNWLASPPLVVAYALAGNVRLDLSKDPLGNDKDGNPVYLKDLWPSQQEIAEAVEKVKTDMFRKEYAEVFDGDATWKSIKVPESKVYEWSDKSTYIQHPPFFEGLKEEPDAIDDIKDANILALLGDSVTTDHISPAGSFKADTPAGKYLQEHGVEPKDFNSYGSRRGNHEVMMRGTFANVRIRNEMLDGVEGGFTKFVPTGEQMAIYDAAMKYQEQGTPLVVIAGKEYGTGSSRDWAAKGTRLLGVKAVVAESYERIHRSNLIGMGVMPLQFPEGTDRKSLKLTGEEAISIEGLSGEIKPGQTLTMTVKYKDGSTETCELKSRIDTANEAVYFKHGGILHYVVREMLRTA
- a CDS encoding methyl-accepting chemotaxis protein; its protein translation is MTTAARSQSYETEIRERTDLQMLVLLLAHIPVVGLFVPMGYGTTTFALVASLLVGGLAATGYGTMRGTRALSCLYAVCLMLFSAIMIQAQMGRIEMHFHIFAALALVIIYRDWLPVIVAAGTIAVHHLLLTALQLGGASLGDMALMIFNYDCSWSIAFLHAAFVVFEASILVFFAIRMGAEQKQSIQIIEIVRGFDSNHDLTARLDEGDKSVTATSFNNMLERFVELIVKLRELSGQLRSNADDLTSVSDTTTTIASEQQVQTDQAATATNEMSASIQEVASNAQLASDAASNASGAATRGGEAMANASKLTESTDEALESSANRVDELSEKIESISSVVGSINAISEQTNLLALNAAIEAARAGEHGRGFSVVADEVRALSLRTQEFTDQIRATIGELSDISEATKASMQMGRTRSAESTRAMRETGEAMREVEAAISEVSRMNYQIASASEEQAATSLQINESIHSVATRNNDVVSEAERVRTMATELESVTEKLDELVKLYRI
- a CDS encoding SCO family protein, producing MRKKTSTILLFSAAFLLVAALPVMPSLLDNSGFYGMAIDESGTAIGDYRPPEDGLAIVFFGYRKCGTVCPVQSVNLMELGERLKGEKVEFLFVTLDPETDTEDALRHMVKSMGEAFRAYRPESFNAAQKLASAYNGFAAKSHGLENPITHSAALHVVTADFRRRLVYTTPDLNLERVEQDLRRLLNNKSESST
- a CDS encoding ABC transporter ATP-binding protein, whose translation is MEHPQSSVTGIDTREARQPYTWRDIFGLALKHKPRLVRANLLAIMATVMSVPVPLLLPVLVDEVLLDEPGPVLPVMDSILPGGWETPVVYIGLMVLAAFLLRVAALSFNVLQSREFSKVSKDVVFRIRSRLLGRLQRVAMSEYETRGSGGISSHFITDLDTVDQFLGTTISRFLVASLTVFGTALVLLWVHWQLALLILLFNPLVIFATILIGKRVKELKRRENSAYEEFQGDLTETLDAIHQLRAANREKHYLRQLIDRARNVRDHAIQFEWRSDAASRASFALFQFGVDAFRAAAMITVLFSDLSIGMMFAIFGYLWFMLTPVQEMLNMQYAWFAANAALARINRLLDLKEEPRYPALENPFRDRHTVGLTLRNIHFAYGEEEVLRGINLELAPGEKVALVGASGGGKSTLIQVILGMYTPQQGEVLIDGVPVQRIGLPCLREHVATVLQHPALFNDTVRQNLTLGREKPDSELWEALRIAQLDATVAAMHDQLDTVIGRQGVRLSGGQRQRLAIARMILSEPSVVILDEATSALDAETEFQLHRDLEAFLKQRTTLIIAHRLSAVKQADRACVFEDGRIIEEGHHDELIAREGLYAQLYGERQM